In Deferribacter desulfuricans SSM1, the following are encoded in one genomic region:
- the pyk gene encoding pyruvate kinase: MFRKTKIVVTLGPSTESEEKISKLIDMGVDVFRFNFSHGSHEYHNMLYERVRRLSAEKGRYVATLLDLSGPKIRIGVIKQPFPVAIGDKLVFKFGDFVGDKDGIPINIKEIFDAVKVGNNVYLADGTIKLRVLETNKDSFVVKVLTPGIVSSKKGVNLPDSKLNISSITDKDIEDIRFGIEKGFDFIALSFVKSRDDVLKAKDIIHEYGGDIPVFAKIEKFDAVENIDEIVEISDGIMVARGDLGIEIDMEKVPVVQKMIINKANEAAKPVITATQMLTTMVKHSRPTRAEVSDIANAVLDGTDAVMLSDETTVGEYPLEAVNVMVKTIIEAEKIYNFNRFYSYHEKGKISSALAETAVRLSSELIADGIVVFTKSGSSARRVSRSKPKAPIFAVATEDKVLRRLAVSWGVIPYSKTKDTTDSDELLKEFLIKSKDDFGTENVYIATIGHPAGVPGSTNVIRTIRKQDYEFFLK; this comes from the coding sequence ATGTTTAGAAAAACTAAAATAGTTGTTACTTTAGGTCCTTCCACTGAATCTGAAGAGAAGATATCTAAATTAATTGATATGGGGGTTGATGTTTTTAGGTTTAATTTTTCGCATGGATCTCATGAATATCATAATATGCTTTATGAGAGGGTGAGGAGATTATCTGCTGAAAAAGGTAGGTATGTAGCTACATTGCTTGATTTATCTGGCCCAAAAATAAGAATTGGCGTGATAAAACAACCTTTCCCTGTAGCAATAGGGGATAAGCTTGTTTTTAAGTTTGGTGATTTTGTTGGGGACAAAGATGGTATCCCTATTAATATAAAAGAAATATTTGATGCAGTTAAGGTAGGTAACAATGTTTATTTAGCAGATGGGACTATTAAGTTGAGAGTACTGGAAACAAACAAAGATAGTTTTGTTGTAAAGGTATTGACGCCAGGTATTGTTTCTTCAAAAAAAGGTGTAAATTTGCCGGATTCAAAATTAAATATATCTTCGATAACTGATAAAGATATTGAAGATATTAGGTTTGGGATAGAAAAAGGGTTTGATTTTATTGCATTATCCTTTGTTAAAAGTAGAGATGATGTATTAAAAGCAAAAGATATTATTCATGAATATGGTGGTGATATCCCTGTATTTGCAAAAATAGAGAAGTTTGATGCTGTGGAAAATATCGATGAAATTGTTGAAATTAGTGATGGTATCATGGTTGCTCGTGGTGATCTTGGGATAGAGATTGATATGGAAAAAGTTCCGGTTGTGCAAAAAATGATTATCAATAAAGCTAATGAAGCAGCAAAACCAGTAATTACTGCCACCCAAATGCTTACAACTATGGTGAAGCATTCAAGACCTACAAGAGCAGAAGTTTCTGATATAGCAAATGCTGTGTTGGATGGTACAGATGCAGTAATGTTGTCTGATGAAACTACCGTAGGGGAATATCCATTAGAAGCGGTCAATGTGATGGTAAAAACTATAATTGAGGCTGAGAAAATTTATAATTTCAACAGATTTTATAGCTATCACGAAAAAGGGAAAATTAGTAGTGCGCTTGCTGAAACTGCAGTTAGACTTTCATCAGAGTTGATAGCTGATGGGATAGTAGTTTTTACAAAAAGTGGGTCAAGTGCCAGAAGGGTTTCAAGGTCTAAACCAAAAGCTCCAATTTTTGCTGTAGCTACCGAAGATAAAGTGCTAAGAAGACTTGCTGTTTCATGGGGTGTAATACCTTATTCAAAAACTAAAGATACGACGGATTCAGATGAGCTTTTAAAAGAGTTTTTAATTAAGTCTAAAGATGATTTTGGAACTGAAAATGTATATATTGCTACAATAGGGCATCCAGCGGGGGTTCCTGGTTCAACAAATGTGATTAGAACTATTAGAAAGCAGGATTATGAGTTTTTCTTAAAATAA
- a CDS encoding LUD domain-containing protein produces MLNDFIKQSELVGNKNEVLDFDSMKKYLDNNDYEFIFLPSFKLEKVIDIGKEGISSAIVEADYGIAETGTVVIDSKDILLRKATCLAEKLDIILFKSKILKKLEDISSFLKEKTENDGYVAFITGASRTADIERVLTIGVHGPCETNIFIIEDK; encoded by the coding sequence ATGCTAAATGATTTTATTAAGCAATCTGAACTGGTTGGGAACAAAAATGAAGTTTTAGATTTTGATAGTATGAAAAAATATTTGGATAATAACGACTATGAATTTATCTTTCTCCCTTCCTTTAAATTAGAAAAGGTTATTGATATAGGCAAAGAAGGGATCAGTTCTGCAATAGTGGAAGCTGATTATGGGATTGCTGAAACAGGAACAGTGGTTATAGATTCTAAAGATATTTTACTTAGAAAAGCTACATGTTTGGCTGAAAAATTGGATATTATCCTTTTTAAATCAAAAATTCTAAAAAAATTGGAAGATATCTCATCATTTCTAAAAGAAAAAACGGAAAATGATGGATACGTAGCATTTATCACTGGAGCAAGTAGAACAGCTGATATAGAAAGAGTTCTCACAATCGGTGTTCACGGCCCTTGCGAAACAAATATATTTATCATTGAAGACAAATAG
- a CDS encoding transcription termination/antitermination protein NusG, which translates to MKYYWRCVYCKPREAKVAKFYLEKGGFETFYPLIKEKKRVAGKIKEIHKELFPNYLFVRFSVEDYRTVKYTKGVSRVVLGDNGEPAVVDDEIIEAIKGRMQDGFVVLEEKGFKKGEKVLIKDGPFKGFEAVFLKEIKPRDRVLILLKTITGELKLEIDYDKLK; encoded by the coding sequence ATGAAATATTATTGGAGATGTGTATATTGTAAGCCGAGAGAGGCTAAAGTTGCGAAGTTTTATCTTGAAAAGGGTGGGTTTGAAACATTTTACCCTTTAATTAAGGAGAAAAAAAGGGTTGCAGGAAAGATAAAGGAAATTCATAAAGAGTTGTTCCCAAATTATCTGTTTGTGCGTTTTTCTGTAGAAGATTATCGTACAGTAAAATATACAAAAGGGGTATCAAGAGTTGTTTTAGGAGACAATGGTGAGCCTGCAGTTGTTGATGATGAGATTATTGAAGCTATAAAAGGTAGGATGCAGGATGGTTTTGTAGTTTTAGAAGAAAAAGGATTTAAAAAAGGGGAAAAGGTTTTAATTAAAGATGGCCCTTTTAAAGGATTTGAGGCTGTGTTCTTAAAAGAGATAAAACCAAGGGATAGGGTTTTAATATTGTTGAAAACAATTACAGGGGAACTAAAGCTTGAAATAGATTATGATAAACTAAAATAA
- a CDS encoding zinc dependent phospholipase C family protein — MIVLVFALIFSIIPSVVFAWGFETHVTIGLKILDNVSFSLIKDYPVHFLLGNIFPDFFNLFKDISPLKKQLKTHSWETVSKLFKSAKYPYEKSFAYGYAAHLSADIVAHNYFVPHSMLLVSKNKLFSHFLVEYAEESYNDKKIYYTLRYLLDHALENGKLFIETFKIDEKYFTRQIRMLKSGITYQKVFKFAKIANKIKKTKVKDFKERCDYFGEQSYLMAKHSVERGFFDFVKYDPSGKKRMDVAKINRDILMKDIGKKRMKLHDKENMFIDTHKPDFNKY, encoded by the coding sequence ATGATTGTATTAGTTTTTGCTTTAATTTTTTCTATTATCCCTTCTGTTGTTTTTGCTTGGGGGTTTGAAACGCATGTTACTATCGGTTTAAAAATTTTGGACAATGTATCTTTTTCACTAATTAAGGATTATCCTGTACATTTTTTATTAGGGAATATTTTTCCAGATTTTTTTAATTTATTTAAGGATATTTCACCTTTAAAAAAACAATTAAAAACGCATAGTTGGGAAACTGTATCAAAACTTTTTAAAAGTGCCAAATACCCGTATGAAAAATCATTTGCTTATGGATATGCAGCTCATTTATCTGCAGATATTGTAGCACATAACTATTTTGTCCCTCACAGTATGCTTCTTGTGAGTAAAAATAAACTTTTTTCGCATTTTTTAGTAGAGTATGCTGAAGAATCTTATAATGATAAAAAGATTTATTATACACTGAGATACTTGCTTGATCACGCATTGGAAAATGGAAAATTATTTATAGAAACTTTTAAAATTGATGAAAAATATTTTACTAGACAAATAAGAATGTTAAAAAGTGGGATTACTTATCAAAAAGTTTTTAAATTTGCCAAAATTGCAAATAAGATAAAGAAAACAAAAGTAAAAGATTTTAAAGAACGATGTGATTATTTTGGTGAGCAATCTTATCTGATGGCAAAACATTCTGTGGAAAGAGGCTTCTTTGATTTTGTTAAATATGATCCAAGCGGCAAGAAGCGTATGGATGTGGCTAAAATAAATAGGGATATATTGATGAAAGATATAGGTAAAAAGAGGATGAAGCTGCACGATAAAGAAAATATGTTTATTGATACACATAAACCAGATTTTAATAAATATTAG
- the hemG gene encoding protoporphyrinogen oxidase produces MKIAIIGGGISGISTAFWLEYFAKERLKSIDITIFEKNKRLGGTINTFYKDNFIIESGPNGFLDSKPYTVETFEKAGLGDNLIRSNELAKKRYIMRGGVLHKLPEKPNEFFSSKLLSFKGKLRVISELFIPAKKDEYDETIEEFAYRRLGKEAADYLISPMVSGVFAGDPSKLSLKSCFPVIYNLEKEYGGLFKAMFKKKGKKSGPAGPGGNLTSYKGGLIKGINALTEQLSNTKIYLGEEVTGLDKTNGSFKVKTTNSCDNYDIVIITSPAYVAAEFIKGLSVELSDKLLKLNYAPMYVIGFGFKEEDVLDPLDGFGFLVPHNENRKILGALFTSSIFPERAPKGYKLIRVMIGGDKNRWVLNCSEDELRDIAFNEIKDILGVKGNSVVEKSFYWERAIPQYYQGHEKLVEDIESICMDINNIYIGGNLLYGIGINDCTKRSIDIARGVLGG; encoded by the coding sequence ATGAAAATAGCAATTATAGGTGGTGGAATTTCAGGTATATCCACAGCTTTTTGGCTTGAATATTTTGCTAAAGAAAGATTGAAAAGCATTGATATTACAATTTTTGAAAAAAATAAGAGACTTGGCGGAACAATTAATACTTTTTATAAAGATAATTTTATTATTGAATCTGGCCCAAATGGTTTTTTAGATAGTAAACCATATACTGTGGAAACTTTTGAAAAGGCTGGTTTGGGTGATAATTTAATCAGAAGTAATGAACTTGCAAAAAAAAGATATATAATGAGGGGTGGTGTTTTACACAAGTTACCAGAAAAGCCTAATGAATTTTTTTCTTCTAAGCTATTGAGCTTTAAAGGTAAACTTAGAGTAATTTCCGAATTATTTATCCCAGCTAAAAAGGATGAATACGACGAGACGATAGAGGAATTTGCATATAGAAGATTAGGTAAAGAAGCTGCAGATTATCTTATTTCACCTATGGTCTCAGGTGTTTTTGCAGGTGATCCTTCCAAATTAAGTCTTAAATCCTGTTTTCCAGTTATTTATAATTTGGAAAAGGAATATGGTGGTTTATTTAAGGCGATGTTTAAAAAGAAAGGAAAAAAGAGTGGCCCTGCAGGTCCTGGTGGGAATTTAACCTCTTATAAGGGTGGTTTGATAAAAGGGATAAATGCTCTTACAGAGCAATTGTCTAATACAAAAATATATCTTGGTGAAGAAGTAACAGGGTTAGATAAAACAAATGGTAGTTTTAAGGTAAAAACCACAAACTCATGTGATAATTACGATATTGTAATAATTACTTCACCAGCATACGTTGCAGCGGAATTTATAAAAGGTTTAAGCGTTGAATTATCAGACAAACTTTTAAAGCTAAACTACGCTCCCATGTATGTTATTGGTTTTGGTTTTAAAGAGGAGGATGTTTTAGACCCCCTTGATGGTTTTGGCTTTTTAGTTCCTCACAATGAAAACAGAAAAATATTAGGAGCATTATTTACTTCTTCAATTTTTCCCGAAAGAGCGCCAAAAGGTTATAAACTAATAAGAGTTATGATTGGTGGAGATAAAAATAGATGGGTTTTGAATTGTAGTGAAGATGAGCTGAGAGATATTGCTTTTAATGAAATAAAAGATATTTTAGGTGTAAAGGGGAATTCAGTCGTTGAAAAAAGTTTTTACTGGGAAAGAGCGATTCCACAATATTATCAGGGCCATGAAAAGTTGGTAGAAGATATTGAATCAATATGTATGGATATTAATAATATTTATATAGGTGGTAATCTGTTATATGGGATTGGGATAAATGATTGCACAAAGAGGAGTATTGATATAGCCAGAGGTGTGTTGGGAGGATAG
- a CDS encoding poly-beta-1,6-N-acetyl-D-glucosamine N-deacetylase PgaB has product MKILLNTIVLLIIPIFLHANIILVKNNTDKIIGVQIFYISEKYKDNLDEYFYTLKQKGVNTVFIRVFQNKGDRYHYNVTSLCESGVYFKTDQACMIYDILPEFIKYGKKYHIKIFAWMGTRKLSFLVDKFGVAETFRLNENEKRKGYGVDIFEPVVFKKLRKIFIDLAKYEIDGILLQDDFILRIDESSSFYTTKNFLTDYDIYVDNSYNIKELPEDFFEWKTKALSDIINYIKWDMKKINPKIKFAVNIYYETLFSSKKGKRWYGQSIENYNKKGFTYFASMLYSEQIKSEMKFSNEDYLKFLNNVLNFWTKRFEPPYRFIAKLQIRHFKNKNYIDKKFYNNICGLISKYNVSYILVPFEQLDDLDYLCN; this is encoded by the coding sequence ATGAAGATTTTATTAAACACAATTGTTTTATTAATTATTCCTATTTTTTTACATGCAAACATTATTTTAGTTAAAAATAACACAGACAAAATAATCGGAGTTCAGATATTTTACATATCAGAAAAGTATAAAGATAATTTGGATGAATATTTTTATACATTGAAGCAAAAAGGTGTAAATACGGTTTTCATAAGAGTTTTTCAAAATAAAGGGGACAGATACCATTACAATGTAACAAGTTTATGTGAAAGCGGTGTTTATTTTAAAACTGATCAAGCATGTATGATTTATGACATCTTACCAGAATTTATCAAATATGGTAAAAAATATCATATTAAAATTTTTGCTTGGATGGGGACAAGAAAGTTATCTTTTTTAGTAGACAAGTTTGGGGTTGCTGAAACTTTTAGATTAAATGAAAATGAGAAGCGAAAAGGGTATGGCGTTGATATCTTTGAACCTGTAGTTTTTAAAAAATTAAGGAAGATTTTTATTGATTTGGCAAAATATGAAATAGATGGAATTTTGTTGCAAGATGATTTTATTTTGAGGATTGATGAGTCCTCCTCATTTTATACTACTAAAAACTTTTTAACAGATTATGATATTTATGTAGATAATAGCTATAATATCAAAGAGTTGCCGGAAGATTTTTTTGAATGGAAAACAAAAGCGTTATCTGATATCATAAACTATATAAAATGGGATATGAAAAAAATAAATCCTAAAATTAAGTTTGCTGTAAACATATATTACGAAACACTTTTTAGCAGTAAGAAAGGTAAAAGATGGTATGGTCAGAGTATTGAAAATTATAATAAAAAAGGGTTTACCTATTTTGCAAGTATGCTTTACAGTGAACAGATAAAAAGTGAAATGAAATTTAGTAATGAAGACTATTTGAAATTTTTAAATAATGTATTGAACTTTTGGACTAAACGATTTGAACCTCCTTATAGATTTATAGCAAAATTGCAAATTAGACATTTTAAAAACAAAAACTATATAGATAAGAAATTTTATAATAATATTTGCGGATTAATTAGTAAATATAATGTGAGTTATATTTTAGTTCCTTTTGAACAATTAGATGATTTAGATTATCTTTGTAATTAA
- the tpx gene encoding thiol peroxidase — translation MERTGLITMKGNPITLVGNEVKVGDKAPDFTVLDITLSTKRLSDYKGKLKIISVTPSLDTPVCDMQMRTFNEKASKYKDAVVLNISMDLPFAIKRFCTTAGIENVEGLSDYKDADFGQKYGLLIKELRLLARAVLVIDKDDNIIYYELVKEVTDHPDYDKLFAFLDNL, via the coding sequence ATGGAAAGAACTGGCTTAATAACTATGAAAGGTAATCCAATCACTTTGGTTGGTAATGAAGTGAAAGTAGGAGATAAGGCTCCAGATTTTACTGTTTTAGATATTACACTTTCCACTAAACGTTTATCAGATTATAAAGGTAAGCTTAAAATTATAAGTGTTACCCCTTCTCTGGATACTCCTGTTTGTGATATGCAAATGCGCACATTTAATGAAAAGGCTTCAAAATACAAGGATGCAGTTGTATTGAATATTAGCATGGATTTGCCTTTTGCGATTAAAAGGTTTTGTACAACAGCTGGAATAGAAAATGTGGAAGGGTTATCAGATTACAAAGATGCTGATTTTGGTCAAAAATATGGCTTACTTATTAAAGAGCTAAGGTTGCTTGCTAGGGCAGTACTTGTAATAGATAAGGATGACAATATAATCTATTATGAACTGGTAAAAGAAGTAACTGATCATCCAGATTATGATAAGCTTTTTGCTTTTTTAGATAATTTATAA
- a CDS encoding sulfite exporter TauE/SafE family protein: MYFLLLLLSGFLVGLLSSFLGIGGGSIIVPVLTLVFKVPIHVAIATSLISVIFASSNASAEYIKKGLTNIKIGLFLETVTTFFAVLGGLLSVSINEKYLFIMFGVVLLITAYFYIKNIVGKNSDLMSSNKNSKSFFSGNYYDENLNKKITYTPQRLISTTVVSSTAGLLSGMLGIGGGVFKVPAMNLISKIPIKVSTTTSNFMMSITAAAASLVYLKTNLINPLIAGFVVSGVFFGSNIGVKFFPKLKDEKIKFLFTAFLILIAIQMLYRGVR, encoded by the coding sequence ATGTATTTTTTGCTTTTGTTATTAAGTGGATTTTTGGTAGGTTTGTTAAGCTCTTTTCTTGGTATTGGCGGTGGTTCAATAATTGTTCCTGTATTAACTCTTGTTTTTAAAGTTCCAATTCATGTGGCAATCGCCACAAGTCTTATTTCTGTAATTTTTGCAAGTAGTAATGCTTCGGCTGAATACATAAAAAAAGGGCTTACTAATATAAAAATTGGGCTATTTCTTGAAACTGTTACTACATTTTTTGCAGTTTTAGGTGGGCTCTTATCTGTAAGTATAAATGAAAAATATCTTTTTATAATGTTTGGTGTTGTATTGCTTATTACAGCTTATTTTTATATAAAAAATATTGTTGGTAAAAACTCGGATTTAATGAGTAGTAATAAAAATTCCAAAAGCTTTTTTTCCGGAAATTATTACGACGAAAATTTAAATAAAAAGATAACTTATACACCTCAAAGGTTAATTTCTACAACTGTAGTATCTTCAACAGCTGGATTGCTATCTGGTATGTTGGGGATTGGTGGAGGTGTCTTTAAAGTTCCCGCTATGAATCTTATTTCTAAAATCCCTATAAAAGTTTCCACAACAACCAGTAATTTTATGATGTCCATAACTGCTGCAGCAGCTTCTTTAGTTTATTTAAAAACAAATTTAATAAATCCTCTAATAGCTGGTTTTGTTGTCAGTGGAGTGTTTTTTGGTTCTAATATTGGAGTAAAATTTTTTCCAAAACTTAAAGATGAAAAGATTAAGTTTTTGTTTACAGCTTTCCTTATATTAATTGCTATACAGATGCTTTATAGAGGGGTTAGATGA
- a CDS encoding DUF1634 domain-containing protein, translating to MINTQKMVSNIYKIGVRLSILLIILGLISYSFSNHGNFDYYNNFLSIKEVLVLIFNLNFYAFLYLGIYLIIITPLIAVVFLLVDSLKKGNYKLALLCFLIFFVLGLYLYFS from the coding sequence ATGATAAATACGCAAAAGATGGTCTCTAACATTTATAAAATTGGGGTGAGGTTATCTATATTATTAATTATTTTAGGATTGATTTCATATAGCTTTTCTAATCATGGCAATTTTGATTATTATAACAACTTCTTGAGTATTAAAGAGGTTTTAGTATTAATTTTTAACTTAAACTTTTATGCTTTTTTGTATTTAGGTATATACTTAATCATCATTACACCCCTAATTGCTGTTGTTTTTTTGTTGGTTGACTCTTTGAAAAAAGGGAATTATAAGTTGGCGCTATTGTGTTTTCTGATTTTTTTTGTTTTAGGGTTGTATTTGTATTTTAGTTAG
- a CDS encoding SPOR domain-containing protein, producing the protein MKEFDKVKEKKKNDDFKGVLFIGFIFVIAVGIIVFIIIQLTNQYLELKEKLVDTEKEVEMTMTNPDDSQNKIVITQNSTKVVKVDEIEKDIDNLKVSDALAEKENKNKNENIKENQKVEQKSSEKEQVKRVTTPVQTKKIPSNKTSKKNNEKNKIPVDKSKKNEKVANTKSKYVIQLMAFKDKTVAESELKKIKKIYPDAFIMKIDLGKKGVWYRLRCCYVDDYAKAKEKVSEIKKKLKVNPIIVKTDK; encoded by the coding sequence ATGAAAGAATTTGATAAAGTGAAAGAGAAAAAAAAGAATGATGATTTCAAAGGGGTGTTATTTATCGGTTTTATTTTTGTAATAGCTGTAGGTATAATTGTTTTTATTATTATTCAGCTTACAAATCAGTATTTAGAGTTGAAAGAAAAACTTGTTGATACAGAAAAAGAAGTTGAAATGACTATGACGAATCCAGATGATTCACAAAATAAAATTGTTATAACCCAAAACAGCACTAAAGTTGTTAAAGTGGATGAAATTGAAAAGGATATAGATAATCTAAAGGTTAGTGATGCTTTAGCAGAAAAAGAAAATAAGAATAAAAATGAAAATATAAAAGAGAATCAGAAAGTTGAGCAAAAATCATCTGAAAAAGAACAGGTAAAGAGAGTAACTACTCCTGTACAAACAAAAAAAATACCATCCAATAAAACCAGTAAGAAAAATAATGAGAAAAATAAAATACCTGTTGATAAAAGTAAAAAAAATGAAAAAGTGGCAAATACAAAAAGTAAGTATGTTATTCAATTAATGGCTTTCAAAGATAAAACTGTTGCTGAATCAGAACTTAAAAAAATTAAAAAGATTTACCCAGATGCTTTTATAATGAAAATTGATCTTGGTAAAAAGGGGGTTTGGTATAGACTTAGATGTTGCTATGTTGATGATTATGCAAAAGCTAAAGAGAAAGTTTCTGAAATAAAGAAAAAACTTAAAGTGAATCCAATAATTGTAAAAACTGATAAATGA
- the ldhH gene encoding L-lactate dehydrogenase (quinone) large subunit LdhH gives MLKQLIREKINDKILSENLKIFAENYKISKENAFTGLNFEKIRAKINDLKNFDYDDIIKLYHKFKETAINKGCHVFEATNANEANKYILEICKKHNSQYVVKSKSMTSEEIKLNEFLEKNGITPIETDLGEWILQLAHETPSHMVMPAIHKSRKQVAKLFEKVTGNKIDPDNIEDMVKIARKELRDYYFKAKVGITGANVAIAETATIGIVTNEGNARLTTTIPDVHIVVLGYEKLVKTFKDALQIIRALPKSATGQIISTYVTWISGSYPIDSNKNKEVHFVFLDNGRLSIFKNENLKEALKCIRCGSCANVCPVYEKVGGHVFGDTYVGAIGLILTSFYGDEKKANEILKLCIGCRTCSENCPAGIDLQSLISDINATISPKYGIGFPKNLVYSKIMPNPEIFKTVTFMGKYLQKPIVKNNKIEKIPFTPKEKNFRVLPSIAKKSFSQLYNEYFKKVSNKKYKKSAIFYSGCAIEYFYPEIGLSLIKLLDRAGIKIKVPEKMVCCGLPAIHAGDGINGQKTIIKNLAYFDDNIHEDIITLCPSCGMAIKDEFPKYTKTSPKDFEKSIKIGEKVKSLSQFLHENNLKLVYTAKYKVTYHTPCHQKRGLCFSTEQFLKDILTDYFIPLKDSDKCCGFGGSFSFDYPEISSKILQDKIDNIKDTKAEIVVTDCPGCIMQIEGGIKKQNLNIRVLHLSEFIQQYVKIEKS, from the coding sequence ATGTTAAAACAATTAATAAGAGAAAAAATAAACGATAAAATATTATCGGAAAACCTTAAGATTTTTGCCGAAAACTACAAAATTTCAAAGGAAAATGCATTTACTGGGCTAAATTTTGAAAAAATAAGAGCAAAAATTAATGACTTAAAAAACTTTGATTATGATGATATTATCAAACTTTATCATAAATTTAAAGAAACTGCTATAAATAAAGGTTGTCATGTTTTCGAAGCTACTAATGCTAATGAAGCTAACAAATACATTTTAGAAATTTGTAAAAAACACAACTCACAATATGTTGTAAAATCTAAAAGCATGACTTCTGAAGAAATAAAATTAAATGAATTTTTAGAAAAAAATGGAATAACCCCAATAGAAACTGATCTTGGAGAATGGATTTTACAGCTTGCTCATGAAACACCAAGCCACATGGTCATGCCAGCAATACATAAAAGCAGAAAACAGGTGGCAAAGCTTTTTGAAAAGGTTACAGGGAATAAAATTGATCCAGATAACATAGAAGATATGGTTAAAATAGCAAGAAAAGAGCTTAGAGATTATTACTTTAAAGCTAAAGTGGGAATAACTGGTGCAAATGTAGCTATCGCTGAAACTGCTACAATAGGTATTGTTACCAACGAAGGTAATGCAAGACTTACAACTACAATCCCAGATGTACATATTGTCGTTCTTGGTTATGAAAAGCTTGTTAAAACTTTTAAAGATGCTCTTCAAATTATTAGAGCGTTACCAAAAAGTGCTACAGGGCAAATTATCAGCACTTATGTAACCTGGATTTCTGGTAGCTATCCAATTGATAGTAATAAAAACAAAGAAGTACACTTTGTATTTCTGGACAACGGTAGACTCTCTATTTTTAAAAATGAAAATTTAAAAGAAGCATTAAAGTGCATCAGATGTGGAAGCTGTGCAAATGTATGCCCCGTTTATGAAAAAGTTGGTGGTCATGTCTTTGGTGATACCTATGTAGGGGCAATAGGGCTTATTTTGACATCCTTTTATGGAGATGAAAAGAAAGCAAATGAAATTTTAAAACTGTGTATAGGGTGTAGAACTTGCTCTGAAAACTGCCCTGCTGGTATAGATCTTCAAAGTTTAATCTCTGATATTAATGCTACTATTTCACCTAAATATGGAATCGGTTTTCCTAAAAATCTTGTTTACTCAAAAATAATGCCAAATCCAGAAATTTTTAAAACTGTAACTTTTATGGGGAAATATCTTCAAAAACCTATTGTCAAAAATAACAAAATCGAAAAAATCCCATTCACACCTAAAGAAAAAAATTTTAGAGTGCTTCCTTCCATAGCAAAGAAAAGTTTTTCACAACTTTATAATGAGTATTTTAAAAAGGTATCGAATAAAAAATATAAAAAATCTGCAATATTTTATTCTGGATGTGCAATCGAATATTTTTATCCTGAAATAGGTTTATCTTTGATTAAACTTCTGGATAGAGCTGGTATTAAAATAAAAGTTCCAGAAAAGATGGTATGTTGCGGTCTTCCTGCAATACATGCTGGCGATGGTATAAACGGACAAAAAACAATAATTAAAAATCTTGCCTATTTTGATGATAATATTCACGAAGATATTATTACCCTGTGCCCAAGCTGTGGTATGGCTATTAAGGATGAATTTCCTAAATATACCAAAACATCACCTAAAGATTTTGAAAAAAGTATAAAAATAGGTGAAAAAGTAAAATCACTTTCACAGTTTTTGCACGAAAACAATTTAAAACTTGTTTATACTGCAAAATACAAGGTCACTTATCATACCCCTTGTCATCAAAAAAGGGGGTTATGTTTTTCTACAGAACAATTCTTAAAAGATATCCTAACAGATTATTTTATCCCATTAAAAGATTCTGATAAATGCTGCGGTTTTGGTGGTTCATTCTCCTTTGATTATCCAGAAATTTCAAGCAAGATATTACAAGATAAAATAGATAATATTAAAGATACAAAAGCAGAAATCGTGGTTACTGATTGCCCAGGATGTATTATGCAAATTGAAGGTGGTATCAAAAAACAAAATTTAAATATAAGAGTCTTACACCTTAGCGAATTTATACAGCAATATGTAAAAATAGAAAAAAGCTAA